TACCGATCAAATACAAGCTGCCGCTTACCTTTGTTCTGCTGTGTCTGGTGGCGTTCGGTATCGGAGGCTATTTGGTGGCCAACTCCGTGTATCATTCCATGGAGGCGGAGATCCAAAATCGTCTCCGGAGCGAAGCATACGCCCAGGCCACAGTACTGGACAAAAAGTTCGAAACCCTAAGCCGCCGGGCCGAAGATTTTGCGTCGGATGGCTACATCCGCACCCATATCGAAGGGCTGCTCGCAAAATCCACTGCTGCCGAAAAGGAGGCGCTTTACACTCATCTCCGGAATAATAAATTGCCACTGGAAGATGCCTTTATCGGATTGGCAATTCTCGGAAGAAACGGGAATCCACTCGTTCGTGCCGGTTCAACGAATCACGAATTACCTGCTAACTTTCCTGCAAAAAATGTCTCGGAAGAGACCAGAATTGTTTCGCTGGGAAACGGAAGTAAATTTGCGATTATAACCCCACTATGGAATATCAATCACACCGAAACCCTCGGCTCACTTCTTAGCGTAGTGAAGACCGATGCAATCCTGCAGACTACCGCTGCCGAGTTTAATAGCGCCGTCCGGAAATCTCAGGGCGAAAGATACCTAACACTTTTCGACAGGCGGGATGGGGCGTTGCAAATACCATGGGTAACGCTGAACCTGGATGATTTGCAACCATTGAGTTCGGCTGCTGGCGCTGCGAGATATTCACAGCACCTGGGGCATCACGCGTGCCAACATGGTCAAACAATGTTCGGCCAAAGCTATCCACTGCAAAATACTGACTGGAATGTTCTCATTGAATTGAACGCCACTCCGGCTTTTACCTCCATCAACTCGCTGGAGGGTAAATTCCTTGGGGCGGGGATCCTCATTGCGTTGACCACACTCGTCTTGCTCTATTTTCCGGTGAGATTTGTCATCCAGCCGCTGGATGCGCTCAAAAATATGGCGCTCCGGATCAAGGACGGCGATTTCTCCGTCCGGCTGGAAAACGACTCCGAAGATGAAATAGGACACTTGGCGCGCACCTTCAACCATATGGCTCAGGCGGTTGAAGAACGAACCACCAATTTGGAGCAAACCGCGAAAGATCTACGCCAGAGGGAGGAGGAACTACGTCTGGAACACCAGAGACTGGATACGCTGGTGCACTCCATGCAGGATGGGTTGGTACTCCTCAACAAGTCAGGGGAAATTGTCCTCTCAAACCGGGCGGCGAAACCAATCATTGGAATTATCGAACAGGATATCTCCGAGTTCCGTACTTCACAGTGCCGGGAAAACGGTTCAGCCCAGGATTGCATTCAGTGCCTGCGGAGGAAATTCGGTTCTCATACCTGCATTTTACGAACAGAGAAAGGCGTTTTTGAGGTATTATCAACCCAACTTCCGGGTTTGAATGACGAGGTTGGCAAGGTGCTGGTTGCCAGAGATATCACGGAGCGAGAGCGTATGCGCGAACGGCAGTCCCACCAGGAACGGCTTACCGTCCTGGGCAAAATTTCGGCTGTAGTGGCGCATGAACTCAATAGTCCGCTGGCCGCTATTTCCATGTACAATCAGATGATGCAGGGGGAACTGTCTGATGATTCGCCATACCGTGAACACACCGAGGTGATTCAGCGGAATACCCAGTCCTGCCAGAAGATCATCAAGGAGTTATTGGATTACGCCCGGACACCCCAGCCGGAGATCGAAGAGGTGGATCTGAAGCAGGTGGTGCAGGATGTTCTTCGTTTTCTCAAGCCGGTATACGAGCGAAAAGAGGTGCGGTTTGACATCGAGGCCGAGATTCCTCAGGTGACGCTCGATGGAGACAAAGTGCAGCTCCAGCAGGTAGTGGTGAACCTGGTGATGAACGCCATTCAGGCACTGCCGGAGGAAGACGGACATATCAGGATTACCATTGAAGATCATGACGAAGGATACATCCTATACGTCTCCGATAATGGAAGTGGCATTCCGGATGAGTGCATAGATGAGATATTCGAACCGTTTTTCACTACCAAAAGCAGCGGCGGCACGGGATTGGGGCTTCCGACTGCCCGGCGCATCGTCAAGGCGCACGGCGGTACACTTACGCTGATGGAGACCGGCGAGTCCGGCACCACATTCAGGGTTCAACTTCCGAGCCAGGCCGCATCCAATCCCGAACCTCCCAGGGATGGGAAGTCTTTTGGAGAAAAAGCAATTTTTGATACGATGAGTGGGGAAGAAAACCATGTCCAAACCGCAGTCAACTGAATCCATGGATTTCAATGATCTTGATATTCTGGTCGTCGACGATCAGGAAGACGTGCGTAGGGGACTCCAGCGCCTTATCGGATCGCTGGGATGCAACGTCCGGATTGCAGAATCCGGTGAGACGGCATTGTCCATGCTGCGCGAGACGGCGTTCGATATCGTATTCACCGACATCAAGATGGGCGGCATGTCCGGTGTCGACCTGATGGAGCGAATTACTGAGAATTGGGGGGACACAGAAGTGGTGCTCATCACCGGATATGGCACCATCGAACTCGCAGTACAATGCTTGCGGAACGGGGCCTCACATTTTATAACCAAGCCGTTCGACAACCAGGAGATCCTGGATTTTGTGGAACGCGCAGGATACCGGCAATTGGCAAGAAAGCGAAGAAAGCGCTCACAGGAACACTACCAATCGGAAAAAATTATCGCCCGGTCACCTGAGATGCACAAAGTACTGGAAATGACAGAGCAGGTGGCGCCCAAAACGGTGCCGGTTCTGGTGGAAGGCGAGAGCGGCACGGGAAAGGAACTCATCGCCCATGCGATCCACGAAAAGAGCAGCGTGAGCGAGAAGCCGTTCCTCGCTATCAACTGCGCGGCGCTCCCGGATTCCCTTTTGGAGTCGGAACTTTTTGGGTACAAACAGGGTGCATTTACCGGCGCGCATGAAGATACCAGAGGCCTGTTCGAGCAGGCGCAGGGTGGCACTATTTTCCTGGATGAGATCGCTTCCATGTCGATGGCATTCCAGGGCAAACTGCTCCGGGTGCTGGAGAATAAGGTCATCCGTCCACTCGGCGGCGGCGAGGATGTCTCCGTGGATTTCCGGCTGATTACCGCCACCAACCGGAACCTGGAGGAGATGGTGGAAGCCGGTGAATTCCGGGAAGATCTCCTATACCGCATCGATGTATTCAGAATTGAATTGCCAACGCTAAATGAGCGGAAGGAATGCATCCCGGCACTTACTGAGCACTTTATCGAACGTTTTTCCGTCGAAATTCTCGGAAAGAAAACATTGGTTCCGGAGTTGACACCCGCGTCGCTGCGATACCTGCGGGAACAGCAATGGAGCGGTAATGTACGGGAACTGGAGAATACCATCAAACGAGCGTTGGTGGTCTGCGATGGTAAAAAAATCCTGCCGTCGCATCTGGGGCTGTCAATCGAGACGTCCGACGACCTCGAACCGTATGAAGATTGCAAGCAGCAGGTCATTGAGGATTTTCAGCGACAGTATATCAACAAGGCATTGATACAGACCGACGGGAATGTCTCGCAGGCCTCAGAAATGTGCGGACTCACCCGGGCCGCCTTCCAGCGGATTATGAAGAAGCTTGATATCGAGCGGGAGGTTGCGGTCTCGTAATTTTCCTGTAGTAGATTCCTTAGAACACCTAAAGATGCCATCTTTCGAAAAGATGGCATCTTTTTTCGTTCTACCTGTCGGTGATCGCTTCTTGCGTCGCCGACAGTAGTTGATTGCGTAGAAGAAACCCTCATCGATTCAGCCAATACGGAGATTGACGATGGGGAGAGCATTGACCCTTCCAGGGGCGCTGACCCCTGAAAGGGTCGGCATTACCTTTTTATATTCTCCCGAAATAACTCACTTGTACGAAGCAAAAATACCCCCAGTCATCCTGAGCGGAGTCCGGCGGCTGCCGGACGAAGTCGAAGGATCTCGCTCTTTTCGGCTCCATACATTGGTTTTTCAAGATTCATCTTCTGTAGGAGTCCTTTCCGGGACGTTTCAATCCATATCGGGCTACACGTATGGTTGCACCAGCCCGCTGCAGCGGGATTCAAATTAAGTCCCGTTGTCCGGGACGAAATTAAGTTCGATTAGCCGGAGATGGAGTGTAACGGAATCTCCGGTGACTGCTCATCCGGATCCGACTAATTACATTCAATCCCTGCCGGGGTTGGGCGTTCCCCTGGCTCCACAAACCCCGGACTAAAGTCCGGGGCTATTCATGTTGAATCCCTTTGGGATTCTGACGCTTCTATCAGGAAAATCCTGTGAAAGTCCTCCTGACTCAATTGTTATCCAACCAATCTTTTTTTGGGGAGCCCAACAGGGCTCAAAATGAATAGCCCTGGGTGAAATCCAGGGTACATTTCTAATGATGATTTTGATAAGTGTAGTTATTTTGGGAAACTCAGTGTCTGAGCACCCGGATAGAATCTACCGAGTAATGTTCTGCAAGAGGCATATTATGAAAGACCATGAATATTTGAAGAAGTGCGAGTTCTGAGTTTCCTTGAATTTTTCGTCCCTTTTGTTTCAAGACAAAAGGGACAATAAAACAGAGAAGGTATTTTCACTGATATTGAGTTTAGGATAAATCAATTAATCCCCCAATTTTCCCGGTGCATACTCCACTATACACCTCCAACTACCTGTAATATCAATCGGTTACCCGAAACCAGTGATTTCCCCTGCATAGCGTAGTATCCGATTTTCTGAGATATTGACGATTTCCTATTTCAAAATTTCGGCCCGTATTTCAAAAATTGGTGTATGTGTAGGATGAGTATA
This Candidatus Neomarinimicrobiota bacterium DNA region includes the following protein-coding sequences:
- a CDS encoding HAMP domain-containing protein — protein: MKWFKQDPLSKVPIKYKLPLTFVLLCLVAFGIGGYLVANSVYHSMEAEIQNRLRSEAYAQATVLDKKFETLSRRAEDFASDGYIRTHIEGLLAKSTAAEKEALYTHLRNNKLPLEDAFIGLAILGRNGNPLVRAGSTNHELPANFPAKNVSEETRIVSLGNGSKFAIITPLWNINHTETLGSLLSVVKTDAILQTTAAEFNSAVRKSQGERYLTLFDRRDGALQIPWVTLNLDDLQPLSSAAGAARYSQHLGHHACQHGQTMFGQSYPLQNTDWNVLIELNATPAFTSINSLEGKFLGAGILIALTTLVLLYFPVRFVIQPLDALKNMALRIKDGDFSVRLENDSEDEIGHLARTFNHMAQAVEERTTNLEQTAKDLRQREEELRLEHQRLDTLVHSMQDGLVLLNKSGEIVLSNRAAKPIIGIIEQDISEFRTSQCRENGSAQDCIQCLRRKFGSHTCILRTEKGVFEVLSTQLPGLNDEVGKVLVARDITERERMRERQSHQERLTVLGKISAVVAHELNSPLAAISMYNQMMQGELSDDSPYREHTEVIQRNTQSCQKIIKELLDYARTPQPEIEEVDLKQVVQDVLRFLKPVYERKEVRFDIEAEIPQVTLDGDKVQLQQVVVNLVMNAIQALPEEDGHIRITIEDHDEGYILYVSDNGSGIPDECIDEIFEPFFTTKSSGGTGLGLPTARRIVKAHGGTLTLMETGESGTTFRVQLPSQAASNPEPPRDGKSFGEKAIFDTMSGEENHVQTAVN
- a CDS encoding sigma-54 dependent transcriptional regulator; this translates as MSKPQSTESMDFNDLDILVVDDQEDVRRGLQRLIGSLGCNVRIAESGETALSMLRETAFDIVFTDIKMGGMSGVDLMERITENWGDTEVVLITGYGTIELAVQCLRNGASHFITKPFDNQEILDFVERAGYRQLARKRRKRSQEHYQSEKIIARSPEMHKVLEMTEQVAPKTVPVLVEGESGTGKELIAHAIHEKSSVSEKPFLAINCAALPDSLLESELFGYKQGAFTGAHEDTRGLFEQAQGGTIFLDEIASMSMAFQGKLLRVLENKVIRPLGGGEDVSVDFRLITATNRNLEEMVEAGEFREDLLYRIDVFRIELPTLNERKECIPALTEHFIERFSVEILGKKTLVPELTPASLRYLREQQWSGNVRELENTIKRALVVCDGKKILPSHLGLSIETSDDLEPYEDCKQQVIEDFQRQYINKALIQTDGNVSQASEMCGLTRAAFQRIMKKLDIEREVAVS